AAATTTTCGAGCTTTCGCTGGCGGGCCGTCAGCAGGGTGGCGGCAACGGTGGGGGCCGTGGTTTCAAACCCGATGCCCAGAAAGACCACAGTATCGCCGGGGTTCTGCTCCGCCAGGGTCAGGGCGTCCAGAGGGGAATAGACGATCTCCACGCGCGCGCCTTGGGCCTGCGCGTGTTTGAGGCTGCGCCCGCCGGGGCCGGGAACGCGCAAAAGATCCCCAAAGGTGGCTATAATGACCCTGTCGCGCTCCGCCAGATCAAGAAAGGCGGCCACTTCAGCGTCATGGGTGACACAGACGGGACAGCCCGGCCCGGAAAGATGGGCCACCGTATCGGGGAGCAGAGAGCGCAGGCCGCTCTGAAAAATGGCTACCGTATGGGTGCCGCACACTTCCATAAAACGCATGGAGCGTCCGTCCAACGCCCGGTTGAGGCGGTCCAGCAGGCCGCGGCAGAGCTGGGGGTCCTGAAAGGCTTGTTCCAGTTGCATGATGCTCCCTTTGTGGCTGTGTACGTTAGAGCAGTTTACGAATGAAATGAGTTAACTGCTCTGCAAGGATTTTTTTGAAAATCCTTGCCACGAAATGCGAGTAGGTTGGCTTTTGCCTGCCGTACGCGAGCATTTCAAGTGTTAAATGCTCTAGGGCCTGTGGATTCAGCTGGATCAGATCAATGTTGAAATGGTTCACAGTTCAGTTTGTCATTCAGCCGAAATGCGGTTTTCAGTTGAATCCACGCCACGTTGCGGCGCGTTGATCGCTCGTGCGGCGTTAGAGCATTTACCCTTTTTTTCAAGGATAAATGCTCGAAACAAACTGTATGACCATGAAATTCGTGTTTTCCGGCAGGGAGAAGCTGTTACGCAAGACGTGCCGTCACCTCTGTCAGCGCATAAGGTTTTATGCGGTGTGGGTAGAGCCGCACCCGTCGGGCGTACAATTGTGCTCCCTGCCGGAGCGCAAAAAATTTCTGTACCTGCCCCGGCCTCAGGGCAGGGGAGCCAGCATGTCCAGGCCGGTGCCCACGGGCAGGCCGCACATGAGGTTGGCGTTGGCCAGGGCCTGCCCCGAAGCGCCACGGCACAGATTGTCGATGGCCGACAAAATGGTGAGCCTGCCCGTGCGCGGATCTACCACAAGACCAAGGTCGCAGAACATGCTGCCGCGCACAAAGCGGGTTTCTGGCAGTGAGCCCTTGGGCAGCACGCGTATCCAGGGGCTGTGCGCCCAGGTGCTCATGAAGGCCTCGCGCACCTGATCCAGCGTGGTGGCGGGGTCTTTCAGCCTCGTATAGATGGTGGACAAAATGCCCCGATTGAGCGGCAGGATGTGGGTATTGAACGAGAGGCGCACGTCATGCCCGGCCAGCAGGGAAACTTCCTGCTCAATTTCCGGGGTATGCCTGTGGGTGGGCAGGCCATAGGCGCGGAAATTGTCCGACACCTCGCAAAAGAGCGTGCCGACGGCGGCCTTGCGCCCTGCGCCCGTGGCGCCGGACTTGGCGTCCACCACAATGTCGTCTGTATGCACAAGACCGTTCTTGATTGCCGCGTACAGGCCCAGAATCACCGAGGTCGGGTAGCAACCGGGGTTGGCGATAAGGCTGGCGCGGGATATCTCGGCCGCATACAGTTCGGGCAGGCCGTACACGGCTTTGTGCAGGATGTCCTTGTGGGTGTGTTCCTGCCTGTACCAGGCGGTGTAGATTTCGGGGTCGCGCAGGCGAAAGTCGGCCGAAAGATCCACGACCCTGGTTCCGGCCTTGATCAACGGCGCGGCCATGCCCATGGCTGTGCCCGCAGGCACGGCAAGAAAGACCACGTCGCATTCACTGGCGGCCTGATCCGGGTCAAAAACGCTTATGACAACATCCGAACCGGGCATATGCTCCAGAAAAGGATAGTATTCACCAAGACGTTTGCCAGCCTCGGCCCGCGAGCAGGCCATACTGAGGCGCATGGACGGATGACTCGCCAGAAGCCGTGCCAGTTCCATGCCCGCATATCCCGTAATGCCCACCAGACCCGCGTTGAATGTCTTCATGCCCAATCCTTATAAGAAAACGCTGATTAAAGAGCCTCTTGGAAACGCGCAGTTATTTTGTTTGGCAAGGCGCGATCTTTTTTTGAAGCAGGAGTGGACTCTTCTGTCCTCGACTGTTTCAAAAAAAGTGAAGCAACGCCGCCAAACGGAATAAATCAGCGTTTCCATAACACGCCGCAAAGGCATCTGAAAAAGTACATAGAACGCCCGCCGCCCTGGGCAGGCGCGCCCCGTGGTCATAGCACCGCTTGCAAGCGCCAAAAGGGCGTTCACGCGGGCGTTACGCGGGCTTTCGCTCTTTGCCGGACAGGCATTCGCAGTTGGGCCCGCACTTTATGACAAACTTCAAGCGCAGTTCGTAGAGGATGCCTTCAAGCAGCTTTCGCTCCTGGTCGTCAAGGCTGTTCTGCGTTTTGGCGTGCAGCATGTCAAGCACGTCGATGCTGTGCTTGGCCAGGGGCAGATTGACCTCCGTGGTTCCGGTGTCAGGGCTGGGAACTTCACCCAGGTGCACCAGCGCTGATGAGGCCAGCGAAAGTATAAAGGTAGAAAACGTCACTTCAGGCATGGGCCCGGATGAGCATCCACAGGGTTTCTGGCTCATGGCGACCTCGTGGCGCGCTGCGCCCGGCTTGGCAGGCGCGGCAACTAGCGCCGTGGTACTCGGTTGGGGGGCAAATTCCAGGGCGATTTCACTTTGAAACGGCTCTGGCGGCATGCGCGTGCTCGCGCTGTGGCGGCGATGACGCGGGTTTTCGCGCTGACAAGCGCCTCACGTCGTGCCGCACCTTTTATACCTGTACATACATCTGGGCATGCGCATTCTCAAGGGTAATCTGCTCTAAGGAAGTCTGTAAAGAGCCTCCTGAAAACGCGCTGGTATTTCGCTTGGCAAGGCGCGATCTTTTTTTGAAGCAGGAGTGGACTCTTCCGTCCTTGACTGTTTCAAAAAAAGTGAAGCAATGCCGCCAAACGAAATAAATCAGCGTTGCCCTAGCTGTTGTACACCAGGGGCAAGGGTTCGCCCGGTTCTCCCGCCAGAGCGGTCCGGTACGCGGCCAGCCCCTGTTCCAGGTAGTCGCGCGAACCGCAGTAGCCGCCCACGGCGCACAGGCAGTCGTTGAGGGCGTAAACGCCCGCGATAACATCGGCCCAGTCCACCCATCCCATATGTCCGACGCGGGCCATACGTCCCTTGAAATGGTCCTGCCCGCCAGCCATGGACACGCCGTGCTTTTCCTGCGCCATGCGCAGAACCTCGACGCCATCGACGCCTTCGGGCAGCAGCACGCTGGTAATGCCCCAGGCAAAGTGTTTCTTGGCAAAAAGTTCCAGACCCATGGCCGTAAGGCTGGCGCGGGTCAGCATGGTCAGCGCCCACTGCTTGGCGTACAGGGCCTTGAGGCCGTTTTCCAGCAGCATGTCCAGGCTTTCCTTGAGACCAAGGATAAGCCCCACGGGCGAGGTAAAGAGGGTCTGCCCCTTGTGGACGTATTCCCGCTCTTTTATCAGGTTGAAGTAGAAGCAGCCCGGAGTCAGCTTTTCAGCACAGGCCCAGGCGCGTTCGGACAGGGCAAGCAGGGCCAGGCCGGGCGGCAGCATAAGGCCTTTTTGCGAACCCGTGAGCAGGCAGTCCACACCCCATGCATCCATGGGGCAGGGGGAAAGGCCCACTGCGGAGATGCCGTCCACCAGCAGCAGGGCCTGACTGTCGCGCGTGATGCGGGCCACTTCTTCCACCGGGTGCAAAACGCCCGTGGACGTTTCGGAAAGCTGTATGAGCACGCCTGCAATGGACGGATCGGCGTCAAGGGCGGCTTGCACGGCCTCTGCCGTGACCGCCTCGCCCCAGGGCACGATGATGGACTGTACCTCAAGGCCATGCGAAAGGGCGATTTCGCGCCAGCGCTGGCCGAATTTGCCGCCTTCGACCACCAGAACCTTCTGGCCGGGGGCAAAGAGGTTGTATACGGCGGCAGTCATGGCTCCCGTGCCGGAACAGGACAGGGGCAGCACTGTGCTGGTTGTGCCGAAAAGCGTCTTGAGGCCGACCTGCACCTGCGCCATGATTTCTTTGAATTCGCCCTTGCGGTGGTGGATCATATCCCTGGCCAGAACAAGGCGCACGCGCTCCGGCAGAGGCGTGGGGCCGGGGGTGAGCAGGCGAAACTTGTTGAGCATGTGGCTGTTCCTCGTGGTTTATGCGCCGGATGATGCGTGTTCCTGTTGCGCCGTAGATATACGGTTGCCGTTCCGTCCGTCGGAGAGCGACAGCATGAAGTA
This DNA window, taken from Desulfovibrio sp. 86, encodes the following:
- the argC gene encoding N-acetyl-gamma-glutamyl-phosphate reductase, which translates into the protein MKTFNAGLVGITGYAGMELARLLASHPSMRLSMACSRAEAGKRLGEYYPFLEHMPGSDVVISVFDPDQAASECDVVFLAVPAGTAMGMAAPLIKAGTRVVDLSADFRLRDPEIYTAWYRQEHTHKDILHKAVYGLPELYAAEISRASLIANPGCYPTSVILGLYAAIKNGLVHTDDIVVDAKSGATGAGRKAAVGTLFCEVSDNFRAYGLPTHRHTPEIEQEVSLLAGHDVRLSFNTHILPLNRGILSTIYTRLKDPATTLDQVREAFMSTWAHSPWIRVLPKGSLPETRFVRGSMFCDLGLVVDPRTGRLTILSAIDNLCRGASGQALANANLMCGLPVGTGLDMLAPLP
- a CDS encoding DUF1844 domain-containing protein, producing MSQKPCGCSSGPMPEVTFSTFILSLASSALVHLGEVPSPDTGTTEVNLPLAKHSIDVLDMLHAKTQNSLDDQERKLLEGILYELRLKFVIKCGPNCECLSGKERKPA
- a CDS encoding pyridoxal-phosphate-dependent aminotransferase family protein, which codes for MLNKFRLLTPGPTPLPERVRLVLARDMIHHRKGEFKEIMAQVQVGLKTLFGTTSTVLPLSCSGTGAMTAAVYNLFAPGQKVLVVEGGKFGQRWREIALSHGLEVQSIIVPWGEAVTAEAVQAALDADPSIAGVLIQLSETSTGVLHPVEEVARITRDSQALLLVDGISAVGLSPCPMDAWGVDCLLTGSQKGLMLPPGLALLALSERAWACAEKLTPGCFYFNLIKEREYVHKGQTLFTSPVGLILGLKESLDMLLENGLKALYAKQWALTMLTRASLTAMGLELFAKKHFAWGITSVLLPEGVDGVEVLRMAQEKHGVSMAGGQDHFKGRMARVGHMGWVDWADVIAGVYALNDCLCAVGGYCGSRDYLEQGLAAYRTALAGEPGEPLPLVYNS